TGTACAAAGAAAAAGCCCGGCAACTGTCCTACCAGCACGGGCTCCAATCGGGCCGGTTCAAACAGCAGCGGCCGTACGACTTCCCCCCCTTGTCACCCAACAGCGAGGAACAGTGGAACCGCGGCTATGAGAAGGGTGAATCAAGCTACCAGCCGACCGTCAGCCTGTCGGAACACCAAAGGATACAAAAAGAATTGGAACAGACCCGAAGGGAGAAGGACTTCCTTCAAGGCAAACTGGATGCCATCGAATCCGCCGACAGGGTCTATCAGCTCGGATGGTCCACGGGTTACAAAACCGGCAAGTACCCCCGAAGCGTGTCCGGTGACATCTCGTTCTTCATCCCCCCGAGAGCCTCGGATGGCTACCGTAGTGGATTCTGGTCGAAAATAGAACTATTGACCGGCGCTTACGATCGGGGATTCAGCGCGGGCGATACGGCGCACAGACGGGACAATGGCAGGAGCGACGGATACAAGAAGGGCTTATGGGATGCGCAGCACGGCCGTGATTACGATGACGTCAACGAAGGGGTGTCCCAGGCATATATTGAGGCTTATAGGGAATACTATAGCAAAGGATTTAGGGAAGGGTTGATTCCGAGCCATGAATATACGCCTCGGACGTCTGTGAAAAGGGTGCGGGAGGAGAAGGAGAAGTTATAGTCTGTATGTTATGGACCCCTTCTCTTTTTGCTGATAATCAGCGACTTTTAGCGGGTGTCCTGGCTCATAAATTGACTATCTTTGTGTAGACATGCAGAATCTTGCAATTATACCGGAAAGACTCGGCGCCTTAACCCAATTGGCTGGTCAGAGAGAAGTGTTTTTGGAAGACCTTAGGGAAGAGTTCAGGCGCGATTTGCAGAATTTCATTGTAGGCGCAACAGTGTCTTCCCGCAATGGAAAAGTTGTCATTGGCAATAACTTGTATAAACAATGGCTTGCTAAGATCAAGAACAAGGGGTTTGATTATGAAATTGACTTCAAGGCATGAATGAATATTTGAGGCGGTTTGAGCTATCGGAACGTCATCAGGAGGCGATGCTTGATTTTCTGGCGGATAGGTTGATGGAGAGTTTGCAGATGAAGATTGAGTATATATGGCAATTGCAAGGGGAAAATTGACCGTTGATTTATTCGAATTAATAATGAGTCTCCTGTAGCCCCCTATTGTTCCCACTTACAAAGCGTAAGGTTTTTTGCCTTCGCCTTTTCCAGGGTGGTTTTAACGATGTGGTAGTGGCAATTGCTCAGGCCCCGGCAATTTTCCCGGAAGTGGTATCTGGTGGCGTTGGGGCTGTCGCAGATATACACCGTGGTGGTCGTGCAGTGGATACTGCAGAGCAGAAGGAAAGCAAAGAGGAGTGATTTCATAATATCAAATCTATTAAGTAAGGGTTGGAATTATTTACGGGAAACCGTAATGGATCAAACGATCCCCATATCCTTGCAATAGGCGACCAGTTGCTCGTTGTTGGAGAAGTCCAAAGCTTCTTTGATCCGGTTCAGCCGTTTTTCGATGCTGCTTAATCCTGATGGCTGGATCTGCTTTTCCTTTAGGTGAGCGGGAATATCTTTTTGCCGTATTCCCCTGGCCATTAAGGAAATGATGATGATGTCGAATTCAGTGAACTCGTGTGTGTTCTTTTGTTTGAATTGCTTTACCAGGTGCCGCGGAAGGTAGCGCTGATTGTTGGCGATAAACTCGATAGCCATTTTGAGCTCCTTGGCATCGTTCCGCGCTTTGCGGACATAGCCGTCGATATCCTGGTTGTTAAAAAGCGATTCGATGACAGCGGGTTTATCTTCCGCAGAGAAAACCAGGACTTTCAAATCGGGCTGTACTTGCCTTGCAGCGACTATAAGGTCTGTTCCTTCGGATATTCTTTGTATCCTTTCATCCTCCTCGAAATAGAGGTCGGAAATGAGCAGATCGTACGGTTCGTTTTTCTGATGGGCAATTTGTATTTTCTGAACGGCGTCGTCGCAGTAATATGTATAGTCGATTTGAGTGATATTCAGTTCTTCCAGTGTTTTCTGCACGGAAATATTGGCGCTCTCGTGATCTTCGGCTATAAGTACTTTTGTAATCATGCATTAGGGGCAATTGGAATAGAAACTTTGATTTTCAAACCTTTTGGCAGTTCGTTGTCAAAAGTAATCTGCCCTCCTATTGCGCTAATCCGGTTTCCCGTATTGGTTAATCCATTCCCGCGTCGAAAGGAAGAGGGAAAGCCAACGCCATCATCCATATATTCGACGATCAGGAGCCGCTCCTGATGATCGAATTTTACGAGGACATTTTGAGCGGAGCTGTGCTTTTTCATGTTAATCATGAATTCCTGCAACATTAGTTCAATTTCCTTTTTCACCTTGTCCGTCACGCTGGCCCATAGCCTATTATCATTGCCGACGATCAGTACTTTGGTGGAAGCGTCGGCGAAATTTTTCAGCAAGGAAGCAATTGCTCCCTGAAAATCAATAGGTATATGTTTAGTCTGCTCGTAAGAAATATCCCGTGACTGCTCATACAGGTCGTCGAGAACGTCCAATATCCGGTCCTTTTCGATGGATTCCTGGTGTTCTATTCCCATCATCAACCGATATAGCCCGTTTGCCACTACGTCGTGTACCTTTTGAGAAGTCTTGAGCTGATGTTCTCGTATGGCGGTTTGTGTTTCCCATTCCAGCCGCTGTTTTCGCTTTCGATACCAGAGTATAAAGACCCATACGGCAGTACAAAAAAGAGCGACGATGCCGTATATGACCACCCGCTGTTTTATGTTGTCCCTTTGGAGCCTCAGATTGTCCGCCTTGTTTTTCTGTACTTCATAACGGATCAGGGCAAACTGGTTTTTGGCCGCATTCCTGGTTGTTTGAATGCTGTCATTTAAGGATTGATACCGCTGAAAGTATTGCTTTACATCGTTGGATGGACTGAGCTCGATCAGCTTTTGCAACGCCTGCAACTGGTCGTCGGGGCTGTTGAGGTGCCGGGCTACGGTATACATTTGGTTTGCATAGAAGTGAGCGGAGTCCGGCTTCTTACGGGTATAATAGTCCGATAGATGAGCATAACTGGCGTTTAGCCCCCACTCGTCGTTTTCCTCTTTGCGGATTTGCAGCGCTGTCAGCAGTTCGAGCGCCGCGTAATAACCTGAGTCCTGTAGCCACTTCGTCTTTGCGAAATTGGATAGTATTCTGGCGTATTCCAGTTTATCCGCAGGAGGATGCTCCAACAATGAACGGTAGATGGCAATGGCTTGGGTATAGTTTCCCATTTTTTCAAAGGAGACCGCCTGGTTGTTCAATGCGATCGCTTTATAGTTGCCATTTCGGGTACGCTTTATGGCCTGGTCATAATAATTGATAGACGCTTCGTAGTTGTAGAGCTCGGCGCTATTTCTTCCCAGCTCGTTATAGTCTGATACGAGGCAGTTTTGATGGCTTGGGGCTTGTTCGTCCAGGTATTTCAGGGAGGTGAGCAGGCTTTCCTCTGCTCCGTAGTAGTCGCCCGCGTCAGATTGAATGACGGCCATATAGTTGTAAGACTTGGCAATAAGCAAGCTGTCTTTTGAGCCGGTAGCGACTTTATTGAAATAGTAAAAGGCGGAATCGGGTTGGTGGTCTAACAAAGACTCCCCCCTTTTATAGTCGGGTGTGTCAATGGTGAGGACCGTCGTATGGTTTTCCCCACAGGAGCATAGACCTATGATCAGAAAGAGGTAACGCGACTTCAAACGCCGGTGTTTTATTAAAGATAGTTAATCTATTATATTTCAAAAAGTAAGGCAAGCCGGAGCTTGCCTTACGGGTCCGTCGATTAGGGATTCGGTGGGATATGTCCCGTTTCCCCGCCGGTACCGCCGCCACCTGAGTCGTCCAGAACGGTGATCTGTCCGCCCGCATTATGGCGCGGGTTATGGTTCAGGCATGACAATGCCCAATAAATGGCTAAAATGAATACGTACATCTTCGGAATTTTGATGGTTTGTGAAATGCGGCAGCCGTTCGCGTGGCGTCCTGTTGCCGCGATGAGGATCTCGTAAGAAGCGCTTCTTACATTTTTGGGAAGGGGTGCGAGCGTTGATTGCGGAGGCCGGTAATCGCTTCCCAGGCCGGTTATCTGCTGCCGCTTTCGCTGCTCACGGAAATAGATCCTGTACAGGGTGCCTCTTAGCTAGGGAGGCGGTATCTGATTTCGAAGACGAAGATAGAGTGGGGTAAATGCTTGATCAGCAAGTGATTCCAGTAATTCCGGTCATTCCGGTGAGATTCCGGGAATACGGGAAACCGTACGGAAATTCCGGTGGGATTTTGCTATAATTGTTGACATGTTCGAGGATTATCAAAAGTTGGTCTTTGATGATTACCAAAGGAAGAAAACCGAGCTTCCCTATGGCCTGTCAATGCCTAGCCCAGCTAAACTAAAAAAGTTATGTGCCCAGGCTTGTACCAAAAGATTTTCAAGAAAAGATGGAAAGGCGCTTAATGAGTTTTTTGGAGAGGGCGACGAGCGTTTGGCGTGTTTAAAGGCGATAGGGAAATGTCCTATTGATAGATTTAGACCCCTGGTGAATTATTTGAAAAAAGACGGGGGAATCGCAACAGATACAAAAAATATTGAGCTTTTGGCCTGGTTGATTGACTTTGAACATAGGCCTTTTGATCTGTTTAGGGATTATAGTAAACTTTTAAGGGTTGAAACGGTGGCCCCACAAGGGGGGGACCGGGGCCCAGATGAGATAAAGGTGGAAGTCCAGGAGGGAGAGTCGAGGGAGGATATAGAAATAACACCGTTCAATCATCGCGCGCTGACTTCCAAATTTAGAGTCGGGCTGGCCAGCGCGATGGCGATAATATTTGTGGTCATTGGAGTTATATTATATGAGGGTAGAAAGCCACCAGTGCCGCATGTGCCGCTTCCAGACGGCGGGGAATGCATGTATTGGAATGGAGATTATTATGAACAAATCTCTTGTAAGGAGAAGCCGGACAATAACGCATTGGTGATCCCATTGGACTCGGAGAGATTTGCTGATTTAAGGAAGATCACCGAGCCGGATACCATTACCGACGCCTCCATCGGGCGGGTATGGTATTTCAAAAAAGGATCGGATATAGAATATTTTACTTCCGGAGGGGATTATCCTGCTGATCCAACATATAGGCTATTGCCGATAACGGCGTATATGATCCGGAAGCACATTCATCCTCACCAGGAGATGGCGATTTTTATTTTTCACATGTTTCACCAGTGTTTGCCGACACAAGCGTATACTTACTAAATACCTCTAGTTCCTCCTTGCTTTTATTGTGTTTGGCACATAGAGGAAGAATATAGCGGTTTGAATCACTTATGTCTACACGCCGGACATGGGCCCCTACCAGGTTTTTGGTTTCTGTGCAGTATTGCTCTCCACAATAGGTTGCCGTTTTTCCACTGAAATTTTCCCAGTGTTTCAACCAACTGCCACAAACGCAATCCAATTCAGAAGTGCCACTGATATTTTTGATTTTCATAAAAAATGGCTTTTGATATGGCACAAATATGCAAAAGGCGAGGGGGCGAAACTTACGGGAAACCGTAATAAATGATTGGCAATAGGGCATAGGTTTACATTAAAATATAATTACTATGCCCGCAGCTTTTATTGAACCCAGGCCGCATGCTTCAAGAGAGCACGAGCCGATCACCCATTATGTTATGGTGGTAGAGGGCCAGGATTACGGCCGCTTTTCTACTCAAAAGGAAGCAAAAGATACTGCTTGTGCGAGGGGGTTTCGTCCTGTGCATGTTGCAAGAGTGCGACATTTGACGGATAAGAGAAATCCAAGCCATTGGCGCGTTGACCCTTGTTAAAGATGTTTCTTAAATTAGAGGTAGGAAATGTGATAAATTAAAAATATCTATTAATATGAGTACGGAATTTGTTATTGTCTGCGCAATTATTTCCTTTTTGATCGGCTTCATTATTTCCTGGCTCGTAGCCGGAAGTCGTTCAGCGTCGAAAATTGCGCAAAGTGATCGTGAAAGAGCCGAGTTTAAAACAAAAATGGATTTCTTGGATGCTGCGCTAAGCGAAGCAAAAGAGAAAGTGCAGGAACAAGAGAAGGCTTTGATGAAGTCGCTTCAGGCACAAACCTCCGCTGAGGGCTCGGCAAAAGATGCACAAAGGATGATCGAAGAATTGCAAAAGCGAGAGGCGGTTTTGAATGATGATATTTTTGAAATACAAAGGAGACTGTCAATATCGGAGAACGAAAATTCGGCTTTAAGGGCGGCTCAAGAGGCGACAAACTTGCGATTGCAGGAACAACAGCAATTTGTCGCCGAGGCCCAAAATCATTTAAAAGATGCCTTTGGCGCACTGTCCGCCAACGCGCTAAAAAGCAATAACGAATCCTTTGTCGAATTGGCAAAAGCAAAACTCGATGAAAAGGTTGTCGAGGCTAAAAGCGAGTTCGAAAAGAAAGAACAGGCCATAGGCGCGTTGGTAGATCCGTTGGGTAAGTCTTTGGAAAAAATGGATTCGAAGATTCAGGAATTGGAGGAAAAGCGAATAAAAGCGTATAGTGATATCGGTAATTTTCTAAACGATGTAAAGGGAACTACAGAGGGATTAAAGAAGGAGACAACGAATCTGGTGGGGGCTTTGAAAACCAGTCACACCAGGGGGCGATACGGAGAGCTTGCCTTACGGCGGTTGGTTGAGCACGCCGGAATGGTCGAACACTGTGATTTTGAGGAGCAAGTGACCGTTGAGGATGAGGAAGGCGGTAGGTTGAGGCCCGACATGGTCATTTGGCTGCCAGGTTCAAAGACTTTTGTCGTCGATAGCAAAACACCGCTTGCTGCTTATATGAGAATGTTTGAAACCGAGGATCCCGATCAGCAAAAGATGCTGCTGGGCCAGCATGTCAGTGCCGTTAAAGAACATTTCAGAAAACTGAGTGAAAAAGCATATTGGAATCAATTTGATGAGGCGCCTGATTTTGTGATCATGTATATGCATATTGAGTCTTCGTATGGTATGGCGTTACAGGCATGGCCCGAGATGATAGAGGAGGCAATGAAAAATCGTATTATCGTGGCAACACCAACCATCTTACTGGCGATTCTACTGGGTGTGGGATATAGCTGGAACCAGTTAAAAACAATGGAGAATATCGATGAAATACGCAACGCCGCTGTTGAATTGCACGACAGAAGTGTTGTTTTGTTGGAACACATTGGAAATGTCGGACGAAGTTTATCAACCACGATCACCCACTACAATAGGACTATTGGTTCTTTGGAGGGCAACTTCCTGCCTCATGCCCGGAGAATCAATGGATTAAGCCAGGCATATATCAAAAAGCAGGAAATTCCTGAATTGGCGCCTATTGAAGCTTCCGTTCGACCGATCGTTGCCTTGCCACAGGCA
This region of Dinghuibacter silviterrae genomic DNA includes:
- a CDS encoding response regulator, which produces MITKVLIAEDHESANISVQKTLEELNITQIDYTYYCDDAVQKIQIAHQKNEPYDLLISDLYFEEDERIQRISEGTDLIVAARQVQPDLKVLVFSAEDKPAVIESLFNNQDIDGYVRKARNDAKELKMAIEFIANNQRYLPRHLVKQFKQKNTHEFTEFDIIIISLMARGIRQKDIPAHLKEKQIQPSGLSSIEKRLNRIKEALDFSNNEQLVAYCKDMGIV
- a CDS encoding tetratricopeptide repeat-containing sensor histidine kinase — translated: MKSRYLFLIIGLCSCGENHTTVLTIDTPDYKRGESLLDHQPDSAFYYFNKVATGSKDSLLIAKSYNYMAVIQSDAGDYYGAEESLLTSLKYLDEQAPSHQNCLVSDYNELGRNSAELYNYEASINYYDQAIKRTRNGNYKAIALNNQAVSFEKMGNYTQAIAIYRSLLEHPPADKLEYARILSNFAKTKWLQDSGYYAALELLTALQIRKEENDEWGLNASYAHLSDYYTRKKPDSAHFYANQMYTVARHLNSPDDQLQALQKLIELSPSNDVKQYFQRYQSLNDSIQTTRNAAKNQFALIRYEVQKNKADNLRLQRDNIKQRVVIYGIVALFCTAVWVFILWYRKRKQRLEWETQTAIREHQLKTSQKVHDVVANGLYRLMMGIEHQESIEKDRILDVLDDLYEQSRDISYEQTKHIPIDFQGAIASLLKNFADASTKVLIVGNDNRLWASVTDKVKKEIELMLQEFMINMKKHSSAQNVLVKFDHQERLLIVEYMDDGVGFPSSFRRGNGLTNTGNRISAIGGQITFDNELPKGLKIKVSIPIAPNA
- the rmuC gene encoding DNA recombination protein RmuC, which gives rise to MSTEFVIVCAIISFLIGFIISWLVAGSRSASKIAQSDRERAEFKTKMDFLDAALSEAKEKVQEQEKALMKSLQAQTSAEGSAKDAQRMIEELQKREAVLNDDIFEIQRRLSISENENSALRAAQEATNLRLQEQQQFVAEAQNHLKDAFGALSANALKSNNESFVELAKAKLDEKVVEAKSEFEKKEQAIGALVDPLGKSLEKMDSKIQELEEKRIKAYSDIGNFLNDVKGTTEGLKKETTNLVGALKTSHTRGRYGELALRRLVEHAGMVEHCDFEEQVTVEDEEGGRLRPDMVIWLPGSKTFVVDSKTPLAAYMRMFETEDPDQQKMLLGQHVSAVKEHFRKLSEKAYWNQFDEAPDFVIMYMHIESSYGMALQAWPEMIEEAMKNRIIVATPTILLAILLGVGYSWNQLKTMENIDEIRNAAVELHDRSVVLLEHIGNVGRSLSTTITHYNRTIGSLEGNFLPHARRINGLSQAYIKKQEIPELAPIEASVRPIVALPQAQNVSEEGLPEEDPI